The region ccccgccgcccgctgccgccgcccgctcttacggcgcgcggcgcggcgacgatcttaaaaatcggcaaaaaattgctgaaaatcctttgtgcgcatgcgtatgggcctctcccgacccggaagaggtcatttccgatgcacttccgggtcgggggaggcccatacgcatgcgcacaagcgattttcggcgatttttttcccgcccgtgtgcgtgtgcgcatgcgcacggccgcgcactcccccgccctccggcccgctgcgcgcgcactcccctgccctccgacCCGCcccgcggtcggcgcggcgggcaccggcccgctgcgcggtaagtctggggacccctgggctagagagAAGCCTAGGCATCTTCCTTCAGAtcctgggcctgagattcccaTGCCAGATATAGGACATCGTTAGCCCTCTAAAAATAACCTTcctaggtttgccatattttgaagagcaaataagagggttgctgtttttatttttagtatgtattttgtggttttatatcttgattttattctgtgaactgccctgagacccctgggtatagggcggtatataaattcaataaatacagtggtgcctcacttaacgaacaccctgcaagacaaaattttcgcttaaagaaaggattttctagcggaggttgcctcgctagacgaattcattttatgaaaaattcgtctagcgaatcgcggtttcccatgggaatgcattgaaattcaattaatgcattcctatggccaaattttttttttaaaaaaaaaaaattcaatgcatacctatgggattcactagacgaatttttcgttataagaatagacccatggaacaaattaaatccgtctaacgaggcaccactgtaatagtagtaataataataataatttgccaacttctacttttaactatggatcgctatgacgactcgaCCCATGAAAAGGAGGAcatgtcctgggaaaagaggacatatggcaactctatAAGAAGTTTACTTTCTTTGCCTCTTCTTTGTAATTATAATTTTAACTCTGCTATTTGATGCTGCTTTTACTTTGTTTTATTAGGGGTTGACATCCAATATTAGACATATTCAGAGTGTGAGCAATGAAATAAATTGACTTAAATTACTGATATCAATAGGTCTGCACTATGATTAAGGACAGTTATCCCTCtcccattctgaaggaaggaaggaaggaaggaaggaaggaaggaaggaaggaaggaaggaaggaaggaacttttCTGTTCTCTGATCCCAGGAGTAACTGCTTGGGTTCTTACCCCTTGCATATGCACAGTTGTGTTTGCTGAATTTTCCAGCAGAGTGGAGCTGTATGTGGGTTGTGCCATCCTCACCCTTTCTGGAACTTACCACCCTGAACTGCTCGTAGGGTGGGATCAGAACCTCATCCTCAACGGGCATGTCAGAAAATTCTCTGATGAGAACCCCATGACAAGTGTAAATCTCAAAGATGGTTTTGGCCACAGGCTGCCCAACTCCCGATTTAGAATCTGCAGTGAAACCCTGTGCAATCCACTCTTGCCGTGACGAGGACGTGAATTGGCCAAAACGGACCGTATCCTTAACGGTAGCGCTGAAGTGGATATTGCTGACTCCACGAAACACCTTGTAGCAGGGGGGACTGGGGGTGTTGGAGATCCTCAGATCCTGAAGGGCTCTGGTCAGGAGAAAGTGGAAGGTCTTGAAGTTGAAATTATTCTGGTAATGTGCCTTCGATTCCCCAGCTTTTCTTACAGCTGCATTGAAATCAAGATACAACTTGGGTTCTTCAAAGGTATAAGCCATGATTGCTGCAGAATATTCTGGCCTGAGGTTTCCGAGCCACTTACTATCATCCCTCAAGTTGGCTGTTAACTTCCAGGCTCTGGCATAAATTTTGTTCTTGAGGAACTCAGTTTGGTTTAGCTGTGCAATCTCCTCCTCCATCGTCTGTTCACAGCCCTCATATTGGTCATCGAAGGAATTCAGGGCCATGTCAAGCATTAACTCGTTGCCTAAAAAACGGTCTTGTCTTGGGCTGGAGTTATGGGAGACCTCAAGCAGAAAAGAATAAGATGGGTAAGCAGCTTAGCGTACGAAGAGGCTGGGAAGGTGAGACTTTGCGATGGAGGCTCCTATCTCAGGTCAAGGTTATGCAGCATCCCTGacacagatggccgtccaacctctgctataaaacctccaaggaaggagtgtcctCCAATCTGTTTCTActctattgttttttttaattttttgaaagtTTTACGTTGTTGATTTTTCCTATTGATaagaaaaccaggcagagggccttcttggtagtggcgcccaccctgtggaaggccctcccatcagatggcaaggaaataaacaactatctgacttttagaagacatctgaaggcaaccctgtttagggaacatttttaatgtttgatgttttattgtgattttaatattttgttggaagccacacagagttgctggggaaacccagccaaatgggcagggtataaataataaattgttgttgttgttgttgttgttgttgttgttgttgttgtatatttttttgtaaagcacGTTGAGGTTTGTTTAGTTTTcacaaataaaaaggtaaaggtaaaggtacccctaaccgttacgtccagtcgcggacgactctggggttgcgcactcatctcactctataggccgagggagccagcatttgtccacagacagcttccaggccatgtggccagcattacaaagctgcttctggcgaaacgagagcagcacatggaaatgtcgtttaccttcccgctgtagtggtacctatttatctacttgcactttgatgtgctttcgaactgctaggtgggcaggagctgggaccgagcaacgggagctaacacagttgtggggattcaaaccgctgaccttccagttggcaagccctaggctcagtggtttagaccacagcaccacccgcatcacaAATCAAGCAGTGCATAATTTTTTCTGAATAAATAAGGTGTTCCCCAAATCACTACCTACtctaagaaaacaataaaaaggaaACGAGACTCTTTACAAACTGCCCCTTTTCCTTGTTTGGGGTGTGTGCTGAGGCTGTTTCCAACTGCACATatgcagaaaacaaaaaatatatctaTGCTAAAAGTGAAGAGGGCTGGCTTCCTGGCTTCCTGGAAGTTGAATTGTGTCCAGTTAGCACTGAGAAAAAGGAAGCAATGTTTCCCTTGGTATCGTCTGGGGCTCTCGGCAACCCTTCCTTCTGACTTCTCCAGCTCCATGCAAAGGCATTGATACCTCTGCCCCTAGTTGTTGAGGGCTGGGGGGCAGAGCTGTGAACAACTTCTTCAGTAAAGATCTGAATCTTTAGGGGGCGGAGAAGGCTCTCCGTGGCTGCTTGTCATGGTGGCTCTGTTCTGTCTCCACAGCTGTGtgtaataatgcttctgaataccagttgctggaaaccacagggtggggagagggctctcgcacttgtgccctgcttgtgggcttcccatctgGTCAGCTGCTGTGAGGACAgactgctggactagaagggccactggcctgatccaacaggcagGATCTTATGTTTCCCAGGGTCCATCTCATCTGGCATCCAGTTACCTACATTGCCCATGGACCAATCAGATACTTGCAAAAGCCAGCCCTTGCAAAGGTATAGCACCTTTGACCCTGGAGGTTAGCAGTGACTGACTTCCTTGAAGAATGCCTGGACCAAGTCTGAGGAATGTCTGAGCCAAAGCCCTGTGTTAgaggagaaggtcccaggtgacatctccagaaagggctgggaatatcccttgcctgaaaccctgtagaCAACACTGGTGGCTTCTCATCTTCGAGATCGGACCTTCATAGCCACAGCTCCTCTTTCCTCCAGTTCTGATCATGGGAGGCTGGTGAAACCCAAACTCCAGGTTTAAGATGAAATTTTGGACTGAAGCCCACCCCTTTGCCCCCTCCTCCACCCTCCAAGGTGCCCTTTCATACCTGATTGTCTCCTGTGAAGATTCCCATCAGGTGCAACACCAGGACTCTGTGGAGAGGTGACTTCATTGTCCACGCctagagaattgggggggggggaccattcgTTTTTGCAGTGAAGCAACTTAGGTTCAGGGAGAGCAGCTATCTCCATCCGCACAATTGCTGCCACTTGAAACTGACTTGCAGCTTGATGTGTTTTTTTCTCACAGAAACAGGAAACAGGCCGGTTTGAGGTTTCGGAggtggtggggcagggcagggagaatgCAGAGGAAGTTCACTTCCTCAGTTACCCAATGTTCAACTCAAGTTCATTCTAGCAAAAACATAACCAGTGATAGGCCTTGTTTTCACAGAAATTCCTCCAGTAGCAGGAAGACGGAGAGGCTTCTTTCTCTACATCATTCACCTCAACACTGTCAAAAATCTGCACTTCTGGTTTGTTATTCAGCCAAATTAGAGGGGCGACTATTAGTGTACAAAGCCCTCAATAGCTTGGGGTCAGTTTACTTGAAGGATTGACCTGTCCGACTTCCATCTCTGGAACTGGGACTTTTCACAAGTGCCGCTTAATATCTGTCCTGCACTTGCAAGAAATCCATATTTTAGAGGGACAGCATCTATTCCCTGGGTCTCCCGGGCTGTTGATCTTAGGCAGACACCTTCATTGGGCAGGCTTCTTTTAAACGCTGCttaaactttcttttttaaaagcaatataccCAATGAAATTCCATGTCTTTGTAGGCTTTGGCAATTCagttatttttgccattttgtcaccccccccctcagtgatgacacccagggcggcccacacccaccgcaccccccttacTATGTCACTGATTGGGGAGAATCTGTGCAGTCTAAAAGAAATGTATACTGAGCTCTCAAGAGGATTGCCCTGCATTGAGGCAAACTTCCCATCCATGGTCCCTAGATGTCACTATAGGCCTAGGAGCTTTCCATTTCTTCACTTTCCCTCATTCTATTAAGGAGCCCTCTCCTCTGGAAAATGTACTGCATGCCAATGCTGTCCCTGTTTAGGTGCCAGGAGGGTGGGATTCTGAATTCCGATGCTTTTGTGTCCTAATTCAATATGGTCTCATTCTAGCCCTGTTTTGCGGAGAGCCGAAGCCTTCAGGAAGCACACCATGAGGCAACGCCCTCCCTTGCCCTGTGTCTCCAGCATCTCTTTGATTACAAGGCAGACAGACCCCCAGGACTGGCTCTACTTAACTTGCAAGTCACAATATGTTGCAAAATAAGGGAAAAGAATCTCATAACACATCCATTAACTGCTGCAAGAACAACCATTGCCAGGACATGggaaaaatcacaaataatgGTTGATTAATGACCAATAGTCTAATGCAATCTGGCAAACAACAGGATTGGAAAAACTGCCACAAAAATTAAAAGTAGCAAGAGGGCAAAAGAATCATGACGATTTTTATGCAATCTGATgtgactttattgattacacaaATAAAGAGGCGTATGGAAGAACCGTACCCAAAGTTTACAGCACAGTCTAGCGTGCATGAAGTACATATTTTAATTTTTCCCTACCCCTTTCCTATAAATTCCTATAAATTCTAATTGTTATTGATACAAAATACCTCTTACTTACTGTCACCGCTACTTTGCACCATTTCATCTGTAGTAATTGTCATACTTGTGGTATATACACTTTGACACAACTTTGTCATAAACATTTGTATGTGTTTATTGTTGTCTTAGTTTTAATTTTATGTAATTGTTGCATGTCATATGCTCTAATGTAAACAAAGATATATCTCAATGCAACCATGATAAATAGCTTAAAgaggaaaaggaataaaaactatgccccccccaaaaaaagaactgaACTGTGTTGCACGAGGACACCAAAACATTTCTCTCATAGTCCATCCAAGCAGAAGTTAAACATTTCTAAAaagtataaacacacacagcgAGAGAGAGTTGCATTACTTGTGCCTTCCTTgtgtttccatttctgggcaggTTCTCTAGACCATCAAGAACTGAGCCCACCTGCCTTGTCATAAAGGACCTTCATATCTGCCCCATGTCCCAGTCCCCCGACTCGCACCCCCTGCACCACTGAGTTTGGTTGCTCTTCCAGATCTGTGGGTGGTGTTGGGGCTGGGGAGATGGCAGGAAGTGGCGTTGTTTACAAGACATATCCATGCTGCTAATGCAGGGCAGGAGCCCAGCTGATGTAAGGACCATGCTGTGTGACTGGGAAACGCCCTCCTCGAAGAAGATCCTCTGTTGGACTATGCTGGCTGAGTGTCGGTGGGATTGTGGGTTAGATGGCAAGGGCGGCGGTGGAAGCACGCTATGCTGCAGAGCTGTAAAACTGAGTCCCACTTACTCTCCCACCTCCTTGCAGGGGCTTTGGAACAGCAACACAGGTCTAGAGCAGAAATGTTGGTGCCTCCAACAGGCTGGTGGCATCTTAAAATCCCTGGGACAGGAGCGTCAGCACTTTGAGAAACATGCCCCACCCTTAAATGCTATGCTCCGGTGGTGG is a window of Zootoca vivipara chromosome 12, rZooViv1.1, whole genome shotgun sequence DNA encoding:
- the LOC118092305 gene encoding erythroblast NAD(P)(+)--arginine ADP-ribosyltransferase-like; this translates as MKSPLHRVLVLHLMGIFTGDNQVSHNSSPRQDRFLGNELMLDMALNSFDDQYEGCEQTMEEEIAQLNQTEFLKNKIYARAWKLTANLRDDSKWLGNLRPEYSAAIMAYTFEEPKLYLDFNAAVRKAGESKAHYQNNFNFKTFHFLLTRALQDLRISNTPSPPCYKVFRGVSNIHFSATVKDTVRFGQFTSSSRQEWIAQGFTADSKSGVGQPVAKTIFEIYTCHGVLIREFSDMPVEDEVLIPPYEQFRVVSSRKGEDGTTHIQLHSAGKFSKHNCAYARGGNYEDDAVDQGSLKFLDQWEHSEF